The segment TGTGATGTCCTGTGGATATCGGGGTCACTCACAAAGAAGATGGCCCCAAGGCTCAAGCGTATCTACGAACAGATGCCCGAACCCAAGTATGTCATCTGTTTTGGGCAGTGCGCTGCGAGTGGTGGCCTCTTCTGGGATGGATACTCGCTCGAAACAGACCCGGAGAAGATCGTGCCTGTCGATGTCTACTTGCCCGGTTGCCCACCGAAGCCGGAGGACTTTGTGAGGGCACACCTCATTCTGCAGAACAAGATACGGGCAGGCACCACTCACTGGCAGAGGCGATACGAGAATCAGGACGCAATGGGAGTCATTCAGTAGGTGAGGTCAATGTCGCTCAGAGAAGACACAGAGTTCTATTGCCTGCTCTGGCTTGGCATGGTCACACTGGGCTCGTACTACTTCAACGTGTTCTATCTGTCAGCCACGAGCTCGACCTATCTCTCCGCCATCGGCTCATTGTTGCCCGTCCTGCTGGGGGCTCCCCTGATGCTTGTCTTTCTGTTCGTTGGTTATCTGAAGCCGGCAAGAGGCCGCATCAAGATGAACATGCTGGCCCTCGCGGTCATCGTCATGGTGTTCTACGCCATAATGATTGCAGGAGAGCCAACCGGCCAGGCTGGCGGCATGTACACCGCGTTCTGGGGCGCGGGAAGCTCACTGCTTGTCGCAGGTGCCCTTGCGATTCGGCCGTCACTGACCGAGAGCACCTCTCGTGGCATGCTTGACGTGTCAAAGCTGAAGTATCCGCCCGAGCCGCCAACCGACTCTGCAGAGTAGACTCACAGCTCCTTGAGCCACGCATAGGCGGAGAAACTCAGCAGCAGGCCAAATGCAATCCACGCGAAGAGGACTATACCCGGTCCCCAGTCGAACAGCGTCAGGTCCAAGTAGCCGTGCACCCCTGTCACAGTCCCCGAGAACATCGTCATCAGTGTCCGGGAGGACCTAGTCTTCAAGTGAGCCAACAGAAAGGTCGACAGAAACAGGATGCCGCCCGTGCCAAAGAAAACCATGTGAAAGAATGTCAGTTCCACTGTTGATGCGAGCGCATACCAGAAATAGGAGCCCACGAATGCCATTCCACTGAGCAGAACGGTTTCAATCCCCGCGATATGGGATCTGTTTCTGCGACCAAGTATCTCTTGGCACGGGGCGTTCCTGTTTCCATGTTTCACTCCCCGCGATATGGGATCTGTTTCTGCGACATGTCGGCCCCCGAACAGGCAATCTATGGTGTTGGAGTACGGATAGGCCTGCATTCTGGGGTGAGTTGTGTGCATCATCATTCTGCAAGGTCGCTTATAAACATCCCCACGCAGTATCGGTGGATGTCAAGTTGGGGGAAGGCCGAAGGGGTGAGGAAGGTCTACTGTCCCCTAGGAAAGGTTGTACAGACCGCGTCTTGTCAGCTGCTGCCGTCTCTCTCAATTGCTGACGGCTCGGGCAGGCTGTTCGAGAAGGCAGACAATGACCGTCCGGCACTCGCAGGACAGTCCGAAGCGTTTTTATGAAGCATGTCGGTAGCGGACGCCTAACGCCGGCATCCAAGGGACTCGACACAGCGCGGAGAGACATCGGGACAATGAATGTCTTGAGGGTCAGTCTGCTATTGCGTCGCCCAAGGAGAATCTGACGACATGAGCCTGACTGGTCTGCAGTGGAGTTCAACTGAAATGCGCCTGTTCATCGACTTCATCCCGGTCCTCCTGTGGGCCATATTCGCCATGGTACTCGTTGTCATAATGCTGTTGGCCTCTTGGGTGTTGCGCCCCCACGTCCTTCAGAACTCGGAGAAGACCTCGACCTACGAGTGTGGTGAGGAGCCTGTGGGCCCTGCGAGGATCTCGTATCCATACAACTACATGGTCTACACCGTGCTTTTTGTTGTGATCGACGTCCTCGGAGCCTTCCTCTACATCGTGGCGGCATCCACACTTCGTCTGTCAGTACCGGTGGTCTGGGAGGTGCTTCTGTTCGTAGTGCTGTTGGCCAGCGGTGTCGGCTACGCGATGAAGGTTCTGCCACATACGTCCACAGCCGGGAGTGAGACTCTGGCCCTGTATCGTGCGGCCAAGGCTGCATACATCGAGGGAGAACGCGAATCTGTGAGGTCAGACTGATGCAAGAGATTGAAGTGTTACTCGAACAGGTAGAGTTCGTGGCCATCGCCGTTGCGGTGATAGTCTTGGCGCTCCTTGCTCTTGAACACAAGGAGATTGTCTATGCGGCCTTCTTCTTCGGAATCATGGCCTCGGTGGTCGCGGGCGTCTTCCTCTTGCTCGAGGCCCCTTTCATCGCCGGTATGCAGATTGCCGTATACACGGGCGGAATCAGTGCGCTCATCATCTTTGCTGTACTGCTCTTGCCCAGGGCGCAGGACTCCTCGCTAGAGGTCTTCGAGTCTCCCAGAAGGAGGCGACTGGGGCTGGCCACTGCTGCGGGAGTCATGACGCTCTCCGGAGCGCTGGCACTTCTCTTCCCATGGTACGAGGCGTTTCCAGCTGGCCAACCTGACCTGGCCCAGAGCCTGCAGGAGCTTGCCGTCTGGATGTGGGGCACGCACGGTGTCATTGTTCAGATGGTTGCCCTGACGATGCTGACTTCCATTGTTGGGACCATGACACTGCTGAGGATGGAGAAGACCGAACATCTCCAAGAGATTGCCACGTACACCAAGTCGGCTGAAGCCACCGACACGAGAGAGGAGGCTGAGAGACAGTGATCCCCCTGTCGTGGTATCTCATTCTGGCTTTCATTCTCATTGGTCTCGGGGCATACGGTATGGTTGTCAAGAGGAATCTGATTCGTATTCTCATAGGCTCTGAGATCATGGCCAACGGTGTCAACATCGCGTTTGTTGCGACCTCGCTGTACTACCCGGTCTTCAACATCACTGGCCAGGCACTCATCGTCCTTGTGATATCCATCTCGGCGGCTCACACTGCGCTTGCGATGGTGTTGATGCTTCTCTACTACAGGCGATACAAGACTGTGGACCTTGGTCGTCGTCAGGTTGTGGAGGTGCGGTGATTGACGGAGAGTCCCTCAGCTCTGGCCTTTGCTCGAAGTGTCACGAACCGGTATCCGGACGTGCAGGCAGATGTGATTGACGAACACAATGTCAAGCTGAGCACACCCCCCGAAAGGATTCGTGATGTCGTTTCGCTCATCGACTCAGGCCTTTCAGACGCGTTCCCAGAGTCGGTCTTCGGTGTCGATCTGACCGGAGACCAGTACGAGCTGATATACTACTTCTGGTCCCACAACGCGCGACTCCTCTGCCAAGTGCGAGTGAGACTGACAGGACCCACCCCCTCCGTGCACTCCGTGGCCGACATGTTTCCGGGACTGGAGTGGCACGAGCGGGAGACCCATGAGATGTTCGGGATCCAGTTCGTGGGGCATCCGGACCTGAGGCCCCTCTTGCTTCCGGAGGAACTTAGAGGCAAGTACCCTCTCCGGAAGAGCTTCCAGACCGATAGGAGTCGTCTTGAGGAGTCGGGGCTTCCGTTGCGAGGAGGTGCGAGCGAGTGACAACGAGACAGAAGCCGGACATACTCGAAGAGGCCTCTGAGATATGGTTTGGTCCTCAGCATGTCTCCGCTCACGGCTGGGCCACAAAGCTCACCATCGTTGGTGACTACGTGGTCGAGTGTGACCCGCACGCGGGCTACTTCCACAGGTCTGCGGAGAAGGTGCTGGAGTATCGTAACTTCAACCAAGGACCTCTGGTCATGGAGCGACTCTGCATGCTAGAGGCGTTTCTCGCAGAGTATCCCTACGTGAGTGCAGTGGAGAAGATAGCCGGTCTCGAAGTGCCAGAGAGGGCCAGAGTCCTGAGGACCATCATGATGGAGGCCAGTCGGATCCACAGCCTTCAGTTCTGGTGGGGGCAGTTCTCAGCCGAGCTCGGGCTGTTCGCAATGTTGCTCTGGCCGTGGATTGACAGAGAGTACTTCCTCGACACGTTCGAGGAGCTTACCGGGTCCAGACACACGGTGTCATTCAGCACTCCCGGCGGAGTGAGGTATGACATGACAGAGAAGGTCGCTCAGAAGCTGGACCGGGCGCTCACACGCCTGGAAGAGAGGATGCCCAAGTTTCGTGACATGCTCATGGGAAGCCCGACCTTTCGGCTTCGAACCCGAGGCGTGGGGCTACTGAGCGGCAGAGAGGCAATCAGGCTTGGACTGAGCGGCCCAAATGTGAAGGCATGCGGAATCCCGATGGACCTGCGCAAGGACATGCCTGACCCGAACCTGGCCTACGAC is part of the Candidatus Thorarchaeota archaeon genome and harbors:
- the nuoK gene encoding NADH-quinone oxidoreductase subunit NuoK; translation: MIPLSWYLILAFILIGLGAYGMVVKRNLIRILIGSEIMANGVNIAFVATSLYYPVFNITGQALIVLVISISAAHTALAMVLMLLYYRRYKTVDLGRRQVVEVR
- a CDS encoding NADH-quinone oxidoreductase subunit A → MSLTGLQWSSTEMRLFIDFIPVLLWAIFAMVLVVIMLLASWVLRPHVLQNSEKTSTYECGEEPVGPARISYPYNYMVYTVLFVVIDVLGAFLYIVAASTLRLSVPVVWEVLLFVVLLASGVGYAMKVLPHTSTAGSETLALYRAAKAAYIEGERESVRSD
- a CDS encoding NADH-quinone oxidoreductase subunit C, which encodes MTESPSALAFARSVTNRYPDVQADVIDEHNVKLSTPPERIRDVVSLIDSGLSDAFPESVFGVDLTGDQYELIYYFWSHNARLLCQVRVRLTGPTPSVHSVADMFPGLEWHERETHEMFGIQFVGHPDLRPLLLPEELRGKYPLRKSFQTDRSRLEESGLPLRGGASE
- a CDS encoding NADH-quinone oxidoreductase subunit J, giving the protein MQEIEVLLEQVEFVAIAVAVIVLALLALEHKEIVYAAFFFGIMASVVAGVFLLLEAPFIAGMQIAVYTGGISALIIFAVLLLPRAQDSSLEVFESPRRRRLGLATAAGVMTLSGALALLFPWYEAFPAGQPDLAQSLQELAVWMWGTHGVIVQMVALTMLTSIVGTMTLLRMEKTEHLQEIATYTKSAEATDTREEAERQ